gcggggccgtcTGGGAGCGGATGGAGCGTTTCGGCCCCAGCATTCCCCCGCGAGCGTTCTTCCCGGCGTGCGCCCTGCGAAGCTGTTCGGCTCCGTCGTCGCTTCGCTTTTGTGGGGCACGGGACAGGCTTCCGGCGGGGCAGGAGAGTGGGGCGTTCCAGGCCATTGTTTGGGCCGAGCCTGTTTCCGGTGGCAGCGGGAAGGGGTGGGAGCGGCGGAGGCGAGGCCGGGGAGGAACCATTCCCTCTGGAGGGGCCGGGCGAGCCCAGTGcctgctgggagaggggagggggctttTGGGGACGGTGGGGTGAGGAGAGATCTTAGGGGCTACAGATTCCGCTAAGGCGGGGACGGGGGCCTTCGATGCCCCGCCCCCTTCCTCAACTCTTGCAAGCTGTCATCAGCTTCGCCTGCCATAGTTACTTTCCATGGACCCAGGAGTCCGGACATCCAGACCCACAGCTACCTCGCCAAGAATGGAGGCAGAAAACCAAGGCCTCAGCTTCCTTTCAAGTAATGGACCGAAGTTCAAGCTTCCAGCCCTTTTTTCCCCACAGACCTAAGAGTTCAGGCTCCCAGTCCCCTTCTCCCTCAGGACTAAAGAGTCTAGATTCCTAGCCCTTCCTCCCCTGGACTGAGGAATCTAGGCCCTAGCCCCTTCTTCCAGTAGACAGGAGGCTggactctcctcctcctcctcctcctccccctgaaCCTAGGAGCCCTGTCTTCCCCCAGATTTCAGAAATCCACGCTCCCAGTCCCCAGAACTGACCTCCCACCCCTGATCCCCTCTCCCAGAACCCCCGGACCTGACTCCAGAGGAGCGGATGGAGCTGGAGAACATCCGGCGGCGGAAGCAGGAGCTGCTGGTGGAGATCCAGCGCTTGCGCGAGGAGCTCAGCGAAGCCATGAGCGAGGTCGAGGGTCTGGAGGCCAATGAGGGCAGgtgagggctggggcagggaaccTGGGGGTCATGGGGCCAGGCCAGGGCCGGGGATGCCCAGGCATTGACCCTACATCCTCCGTTCTCTGTCCCTGTAGCAAGACCTTGCAACGGAATCGGAAGATGGCAATGGGCAGGAAGAAGTTCAATATGGACCCCAAAAAGGTGCTTGGGGCCACAGGGCTGGGATCAGCCAGGCAGACATCCAGACGGGGGATTCTGGCATCTCTCTGTTCCAGAAGTGTGGTGGTTAAAGGTCTACCTTAGGTGGACAGACTTGGTCCTGATCCCTGGATTCAGATATTGGCTGCATTTGTTCCTGGGCTGGAACTTCTGCCTGGGAGGTCTTCTTCCCCTTTTTGCTCATATTTTAGGGCCTACTTCTGTTGTCATCTAGAGTCCCCAGGAGGAGCTCGATTGAGTCTGGTAGGGAATATGGATAGTGACGTGTACAGAAGAGGGTTGACAAGTGccatgacagagagagagaggtaccAGGGCTGTGGACACTCAGAGGAGCAAGCCTGGTGGcatcaaggagggcttccctgcgGAGGGTATATTCGGGTCAGGTTTGAAGGATGAGTTAGGGTTCACCAGGTGGAAGAAAGATGTTTGTtcgttcattcagtcattcattttacACCCATCTCCTGAGGCCTCCCTCGGGCCTGCCCCTCTGCTAGGCAAAGCTGAGGACCCAGAGAAGAGTTTGACCCTGccttgccctcagggagccccTAGGCATGGATACCATGATCCAGAGTGAGATATAGCCACCGTGGTGGTCCTCGTGGCATCAGGAGAGCCTGAGAAAGCCTTAGTCCAGCCTGAGGCTTGGCCCTCACAGCCCTTGATGGACTGCTGCCTACTAACAGTtccccactttattcttcttgtcCAAAGCAATGGTAGTTTGTtcagtcattcagcaaacattcacGGACCTCCTGTTCCTTGCCAGACCCTGCTTCCAGGGGGCTGGAATTAACCAGGcaaaggcagagggaacagtagaTGCAAAGGCTAGGACGTGGGACGGATGGTATTTGAGGACCTGGGAAAAGCCTGAAAGTAAAACTCGGCCCTACTCCGttgagggtgggggtgggtttGGAGGCTCTGGTTTCTGAGGATGTGGGGGGAGGGGCGTGGCTTTCTGAGTACCCAGCCCTGAGACCCAGCTCCCGCCCCCCAGGGCATCCAGTTCCTGGTGGAGAATGAACTTCTGCAGAACACACCCGAGGAGATCGCCCGCTTCCTGTACAAGGGCGAAGGCCTGAACAAGACGGCCATCGGGGACTACCTGGGGGAGAGGTGAgacccgccccctgccccccgccaccTCCTGCTTGGCCTCTCACCTCGGCCCCTTGCACCCAAATCCTCCCGAGAAGAGGCTCTGATAGATCAACCTTATGACTGGATTTTGACAAAATGGGCTGACAGGAGTCTGGGGGAGCCTGGGACCTTCTGGGGAACCTGGGGACCATCTCTGAGCATCTGGGGGGTGTGGGACCTTTGTGGACATCTGGGCAATGTTGGGACCATCCATTTATGGCTGGGGACAGTGGAGAACATCTGTGGGTGGCGTGGGAGCGTGAGAATGGTGTGAGACAACTGATGTGCATGGGAATGATGTGGACCGCTAGGAAGTGGGGGGGTCATCAATGGATATCTGGGGAGCACAGGGGGCCCATGGACATCTGAGAGCATGAGGGCCATCTGTGGATGTCCAGGGTGTGTGGGGACCACCTAGAAGTGTAGGGTGCCTGAGATTGGATGTTGGGAGTGTATGGGGACCAACTGTGGATGTCCGGGGGTACCTAGGGATTTATGGATATCTGGGGTACATGGAGATCATCTGTGGATGTTGGGAATATGTGGGGACCGTCTATAGACATCCAGGGTGCATGGGGACCTCCTGTGAAGTCTGGGAAACTTGGGGACCATCTGTGAGCATCTGGGGTGTGTAGAGACCGTCTGAACGTCTGAGGTGCGAACGTCTGAGGTGCACAGGACCATCTGTGAACGTTTGGGATGCTTAGGGATTGTGTGGACATCTAGGGTGTGTGGAACTTTCTGGATATCTGCGGTACAGAGACCGTCTGTGGGCATCTGGGGTGCATAGGGACTGTCTTGGGAGTCTGGGGGTGTGGTGGGTCATCTGTAGATTTCTGGGGATTGTCTGTGGACATCTGGAGTTCATGGAGATGGTCCGGATATCTGGCATTGTGGGGATCGTTTTGTGGACATCTGGGGTGCGCTGGGATTGTCCATGGACCTATGGGGGATGGGGGACCATCTACACAGGGCACTGGGGGCTGGGAGACCATCTGCACAGGGCATCTGTGGAACCTGGGGCTCATCAGAGAGAGGTGATGGCCAGCAGAGCACGTGTTTGCTGCATTTCTCCCTACTGAATAGAGGTCCAGCCACACCAGGGTTCTCGAGGCAGACAGTCCTCCCAAGAGCCTTCTGAGTATCCCTGCCCTGGTGCCAGGCCTGTGATGGGGGCTTGGCCAAAACATTCACCGGCTACAGGGGTAGCCTCTGTGCAGAAGAGGGGGCTCAGCCTCCCCACTGCTTCGTCTCCTGTCCACTCCTGCGCCCACCTCCCCGAGCCCCGTCCCGCGCGTGACTTTGTCCCTGTCCTCCCAGGGAAGAGCTGAACCTGGCAGTGCTCCACGCCTTCGTGGATCTGCATGAGTTCACCGACCTCAATCTGGTGCAGGCCCTCAGGTGAGAGGGAGAGGTTGGAAGGGCAGGAGGGTACCTGTCAGGGCTTTCTTTACAAGTGATGATCCCTactcaaaacaaaaacagcaacaaaaattagGGAATGGATCGCCTTCGCATGACACCGAAGTCCACGGTGGGGCTTCCTCCCGGCGTACCTGTATCCAGGTGCTCAAACGGTGTCAGAAGGACAACTTTCTCCTCCTCTTGATTGTGCTCACCATGGTGTGGGCATTGCTCGCTGCagaccctcctcctcccacaTGATAGCAGAAGCCCCTAGCAACCATCAGACCCGCTCAGCAACCTTAGTAGAAAGAAGGAGGGTGTTTCCGTATAAATCCACCAAAAGTCTCATGGCCGATGCTCAGTGGTCAGATTGGCCACAAGCGTGGAGCTCTCATTGGCCAGTTCCTATCACGGGGgctgagagtggggagggggtccTGCCAGTTCTGGCATCGACACCCGGCCCCTCTCTGACGCAGGCAGTTCCTCTGGAGCTTCCGCCTCCCTGGAGAAGCCCAGAAGATTGACCGGATGATGGAAGCCTTTGCCCAGCGCTACTGCCTATGCAACCCCGGGGTTTTCCAGTCCACAGGTGGGGGCCCAGGCTCCTGggtcctggggaaggagggagctgggggcTTGACCTCTCGGGTCCTGGGGGCCCATATGCCCCAGTCATCACCCCCTGACTGTCCAATGCAGACACGTGCTACGTGCTGTCCTTCGCGGTGATCATGCTGAACACCAGCCTTCACAACCCCAACGTCCGGGACAAGCCGGGCCTGGAGCGCTTCGTGGCCATGAACCGGGGCATCAATGAGGGCGGGGACCTGCCTGAGGAGCTGCTCAGGGTCaggccccccccctcccccagccccctcagcCCTGTCCCTCTTCCTGCCGCAGACCCTCCTCCTTGGGGGTTTCCCAGTGCCTGAGCTCCCCACCCGGGATCATCGCCTCGCCCGTGGACGGCGTGGTCACGCCGGCAtgtccctttctttcctctttctctctctctggctgcctgtcttgtctctctctttctcttttctgtctctctctggctCTGTGACTCTTTCAGGGTCTTGGTCTATCTCATTCTCCACCTGCCTGTCGGTCTCTCTCAGAACCTAGCAGCTCTTCCTATGTCTATGTTTCCACATAGTTTTTCtatctttcctcctctctctcctccctggggctccctccACTCTTCTGCCttctgcttcccttttctcccagcctcctccctccctccctccctgcaccaTCCCATCTGCCGTCCCACCCATGGTCTCATTGGCTCCCTGGTTGCTGGAGCTCCCTCCTCACTGCCGAGTAGCCCTGGGAGGGTCCCAGGAGCCTGGAATTGCTGACCACGCCTTCGCCCCTCAGAACCTCTACGACAGCATCCGAAATGAGCCCTTCAAGATTCCTGAAGATGACGGGAATGATCTGACCCACACCTTCTTCAACCCGGACCGGGAGGGCTGGCTCCTGAAGCTGGGTACGTCCCTTGCTGACTCTGCTGGCTGCGTCTGCAGGGGGGAGGTTAGTGGGCCCCAGGCTCTGGACTCAGCTTTCTCACGTACCCGCTATGTGACCTTAGGCCAGCGAttccacctctctgaacctcagtttccacatatgAAAAATGGGCCGAAAATTAGTTCAGCCCTGTATGCCGGGCCCAAGCCCAGGGCCGGGCTTGTATTCAGTGCTCCCTAACCCCTTCTGTTCACCCATACGTATTTACGGAACCCCTTCTTTGCGCCAGGCCCTGGTTTAGGCACTGAGGACACAGCCAAGAACCAGCTCGCCCAGTCGCCATCTGGGGGGAGAGTGTTCACTTAGGATGCTCTCAGCTGTAGTGAACAGAAAATAGCCCAAGGGATTGGGATGCCTGGGAGCCTGTTAGTTACCTCACTTGGAGGGAACTCTTGGGGGTCCGAGGCAGACCGACTATGAGACTCTTGGATTTATCCCCACGGTGTGTTACCTCCTCATCAGCCCAGTAGCGTGGTGACTGTTCTAGGGGCATCGTACCTCCCCAGAACATCTCCCTTAGGCAGAAAAGAGCCTGCAGAAATGAGGAAACGGGTCCCAGAATACCCCGGTGGACTTCTCAGCTGGTTGGATTGGttgctggtggggaggggaagcacCCTGGCTGGCTTAGGTGAATCGGGAGCCCCTGGCCACGATGGGATGGATGGGGCAGGGGCCAGTGACCCTTGGAACACATGGCACCGGCAAATTCAGGGTTAGTTAGCAGAGGTCCGACAGGTACAGCTGGCTGAGGATTGGAGTGGTTCTCAACCCCGGCTGCCCAGAGATTCACCCGAAAACCGCAATGGCCAGTCCACAGACTTGTGAAGTCGGGTCGCTGGGGGCGGGATAGGCCATCAGTCATGTTGAAAGCTCTCCAGGTGGTCCCAGTGCATGGCCCAGGTTGAGAGCCGTTGGCTCGGAG
This region of Balaenoptera acutorostrata chromosome 19, mBalAcu1.1, whole genome shotgun sequence genomic DNA includes:
- the CYTH2 gene encoding cytohesin-2 isoform X2 is translated as MEDGVYEPPDLTPEERMELENIRRRKQELLVEIQRLREELSEAMSEVEGLEANEGSKTLQRNRKMAMGRKKFNMDPKKGIQFLVENELLQNTPEEIARFLYKGEGLNKTAIGDYLGEREELNLAVLHAFVDLHEFTDLNLVQALRQFLWSFRLPGEAQKIDRMMEAFAQRYCLCNPGVFQSTDTCYVLSFAVIMLNTSLHNPNVRDKPGLERFVAMNRGINEGGDLPEELLRNLYDSIRNEPFKIPEDDGNDLTHTFFNPDREGWLLKLGGRVKTWKRRWFILTDNCLYYFEYTTDKEPRGIIPLENLSIREVDDPRKPNCFELYIRNNKGQLIKACKTEADGRVVEGNHMVYRISAPTQEEKDEWIKSIQAAVSVDPFYEMLAARKKRISVKKKQEQP
- the CYTH2 gene encoding cytohesin-2 isoform X3: MDPGVRTSRPTATSPRMEAENQGLSFLSKPPDLTPEERMELENIRRRKQELLVEIQRLREELSEAMSEVEGLEANEGSKTLQRNRKMAMGRKKFNMDPKKGIQFLVENELLQNTPEEIARFLYKGEGLNKTAIGDYLGEREELNLAVLHAFVDLHEFTDLNLVQALRQFLWSFRLPGEAQKIDRMMEAFAQRYCLCNPGVFQSTDTCYVLSFAVIMLNTSLHNPNVRDKPGLERFVAMNRGINEGGDLPEELLRNLYDSIRNEPFKIPEDDGNDLTHTFFNPDREGWLLKLGGRYKAGPVLAPRHDTRGGGCPGLGPIAGGLRALTRVDRQA
- the CYTH2 gene encoding cytohesin-2 isoform X1, whose amino-acid sequence is MDPGVRTSRPTATSPRMEAENQGLSFLSKPPDLTPEERMELENIRRRKQELLVEIQRLREELSEAMSEVEGLEANEGSKTLQRNRKMAMGRKKFNMDPKKGIQFLVENELLQNTPEEIARFLYKGEGLNKTAIGDYLGEREELNLAVLHAFVDLHEFTDLNLVQALRQFLWSFRLPGEAQKIDRMMEAFAQRYCLCNPGVFQSTDTCYVLSFAVIMLNTSLHNPNVRDKPGLERFVAMNRGINEGGDLPEELLRNLYDSIRNEPFKIPEDDGNDLTHTFFNPDREGWLLKLGGRVKTWKRRWFILTDNCLYYFEYTTDKEPRGIIPLENLSIREVDDPRKPNCFELYIRNNKGQLIKACKTEADGRVVEGNHMVYRISAPTQEEKDEWIKSIQAAVSVDPFYEMLAARKKRISVKKKQEQP